The following nucleotide sequence is from Halomonas chromatireducens.
ATCGGGTCACCGTGGGCGGCAAGGACAAGCATGTCATCAGCTACCTGCAGGACTTCCTGTTCACCCCCGAGCGTGCCCGCCAGCCGGTCAAGGCGCTTTCGGGGGGTGAATCCAACCGCCTGTTGCTGGCCAAGCTGTTCACCCAGCCGGCCAACGTGCTGGTGCTCGACGAGCCGACCAACGACCTCGATGTCGAGACGCTGGAGCTCCTGGAGGAACTGCTGCTCAACTTCGAGGGCACGCTGCTGCTGGTCTCCCACGACCGTGCCTTCATGGATAACGTGGTAACCGGTGTACTGGCCTTCGAGGGCGACGGCCAAGTTCGCGAATACGTGGGTGGCTATACCGACTGGGTGCGCCAGGGCGGCAGCCTGCCGCCGGCGCCCTGGGAAGGCGCCGCCCGCCAGGGGGTCGAACCCACCCGCCAGGCGGCCGAGCCGGCCGAGGACAAGAAAACATCCCAGCCCGAAGCGGCAAAGAAAGCGGTCAAGCTCTCCTACAAGCTGCAGCGCGAGCTGGATACGCTGCCGTCACGGATCGAGACCCTGGAGGCCGAAGTGGCTGACTTCGAGTCTCGAGTGGGTGATCCTGGCTTCTACCAGCAGGACGCCGACAGCGTCACCGCCACTCTGCAGGCGCTGAACGACAAGCAGGCCGAGCTGGAGATGGCCATGGAGCGCTGGATGGAATTGGAGGCGCTGGCCGCCGGTGAGTAAGCGATGATTCGCTACTACGTGCCGGCGGCGACCAACGCCTTTTCGCTAGTGACGCGACGCCTGCGTTTCCACAAGCCGAAAAAGGTTGTTGGGCGGGAGCAGGAGTTTGGTTATTCGGCGCTCTTTTCCCCCTTTTTGCCGACACGCACGGCAAGAACGTCACACTGGGCGCCGTGCAGCACCCCGGTAGAGGTGGATCCCAGCAGCAGGGCGAAGCCATGTCGGCCATGGGAGCCCACCACGATCAGGTCGACGGTATGTTCATCCGCGAAGCGGTGGATCTCTGTATCGGGCATGCCCACCACCACGTGCTGGTTCTCCTTGGCGACGTGAGGGTCGGCAATCTCGGCCAGGCGCTGCTTGGCGTGCTCGTCGAGCTGATCCTGGATGCTGGTGAGGTCCATGGGGATATCGCCACCGTAGGCGAAGCCCAGCGGTTCCAGGGTATGCATGATGGAAAGCTTCGCCTGGTTGCGTTCGGCGATCTGCATGGCACGCTCGAGGACCTTGTGGGAATCCTTGGTCAGGTCGACGGCGACCAGGATGTGGCGGTATTCATTGCTCATGGCAGGCTCCTGCGAAACGGCATGGTCATTGGTGTCATGCCAACACTCTAGGACGACTGCCGAGCCAAGACAACGACTTGCGTCAAGATTCATTCAGGAGAAGCCGATGGTTTGGGCAATGATAATCGGGGTGCTGCTGTTGATGGTCGCACCAGTGATGTGGCTCAAGCCCAGCCCGAGGCAGCGCCGTATTGCACCACTGCGCAATGCCGCAGCGAAAGCCGGGGTCAAGGTGAAGCTGGAGACACCGCCGCTGCATGGCATCGGTACGGCCATGCCTGGCTATCGCTGGTCCTATCCGGTCGAGTCACCCGGTCCCCGGTTCCTGCTGGTGCGTGACAGTGACGCCAGCAACGCACTAAAGCCCTTTCTGGCAGGCTGGCGCTGGCGTATCGAGCCTCTCCGCGCCCTGCCGGACGATGCCCGGGAGCCGCTCGAGGCTCTGCTCATGCGTTTGCCCCAGGATGCCCTGGTGGTCGAGTCCAGCGAGCTTGGCATCACGCTCTGGTGGTGGGAGTCCCAGGGCGCCGAGCGTTTTCTAACCTACGTGGCCGACTTTCGCCGCCTGCGCGATGCCCTGGCCGGCCATGCCGACCGGCCGCCGGCCACCCGTGCCTTTGGCGAGGGAGAAGGCGCAATCCCTCCAAAGCCTGACCTTTAGCGGGAGGGTCAGACGCCGCTTTCGCGGGCCTGGATTGCCAGGCCGTTGTTTTCGATATGGGCCAGCAGGGCATCCAGTTGCTTGACGTCATCGTCACTGAGGCCTGTCAGCATCTCGCGACGCGCCTGGGTCACTACCTCGTCGATCTGCTCCAGCAGTGGGGTTGCCTCTGAGGTAAGGAAGACCCGTTTGGTGCGGCGGTCCTGTTCGCAGGGCCGCCGCTCGATCAGTCCCTGTTCCGAGAGCTGGTCGAGGGTACGTACCAGCGATGGCGCTTCCACGCCGATGGCGCGGGCCAGGTCGCACTGGGGCTGCCCATCGCCTAGACGCCAGAGATGGTAGAGGGTGATCCAGCGCGTCTGAGTCAGGCCCAGGGGCGCCAGTCGCTCGTCGATGATGGCCCGCCACAGCCGGGGCAGGCGGGAGAGCCGGAAACCGATGTTCTGGTGCATGGGACTCCGCAATTGCGTTGAATTTGCCGAATTGTCCGGACCCGCAGCGTGTAATGCAACTCCAAGCGACAGGCGACAGGAGACAGTGACTATCAAGCAGGCGCTAGAAGTCTGTCTCTGCCTCCAGTGTCTCCGTGTCACCCGCGTCGGATTCGTTACCTTCCCGGGGATGAGAGGCGGATTCAACTGGTGTATTCCGCTCAGCGGGTCGTTCGCTCTGGCTGTGGCGATTTCCCGGAACCAGACGCTGCAGGTCGAGTCCAGGCAGCCCCGGCGGCGGCGAGGCCTGCCCATCGGCCAGGGTGGCCTCCGATGCATCCTGCGCTACCTGAAAGCGCAGCACCCCGATGCGCTGCCCGCTGTCCGTCATCACATCGATGCGCCACTTTCCGGTGGGGTCCTCGGGAAAGTTCATCTTGTGGGTCCATGCCCGGTAGCCCTCCTGGCGCCCCCCGTTGATGGTCAGCGGAATGCGGTCGACCAGCTCGCCTTCATGCCGCCACTCGTGCAAGACCTCTTCCCGCAGGCCCCGAGGGGCGCGAATGGCCGTGTAGGCATAGAGTCCCTGGCTGCGGAGGGTGTCGGGCGTCAGCAGGGCGCTGCCTTGAGGACTTCGCTGTGCGACATCGAAGGCCGGTGACAGGGCGCTGGCCGATATCCAGAGGTTGGCAGGCGGAACCCAGGCGCGTCCGGTCCATGCCAGCAGTGTCAAGAGCGGCAGCATGGCCAATGCGATGGCCCAGCGCTGGAGGGTCATCGGTCGCAAGAGCTGCAGCAGGCTGGGCACGCTGACTATCAGCATGCACGCCAGGGCGAGCCTCAGGCTCTGGCCTGTCGTCAATTGAAGCATCAGCGGCATGATCACCAGTACAACCAGGAATACGCACTGGGCATGGAAGGCGAAATAGAGCCAGCGGGCACGCTCGGCCAGCTTGTAGTAGAGCGGGTCGAGAATGGAGAAAAAAGCCATGCCAAGCACCAGCAGGGCGAACAGGCCCTGGCCGCTGGCCCAGACAGTCGTGGCAAGCACGAAGGGGAGGCAGAAGAACAGCGTCTCCTGATGCACCATCTGGGCGATGAAGGTGGTGATGCCCTTGGGCAGGCTGGGGTGGCCACGGCGGGCCAGCAGGCGCGCAATCAGGCTCTCGGAGAGCAGCAGGGCCCAGGCCAGCAGCATGCTCAATGCCAGTACGGCCCCTAACCACTGCTGGCGATCCACCAAAAAGAAGCTGCCGACTCCGGCGGCAAAGGCGAGGGGTGGCCACAGCCTGCGCCAGGGATGGACAAGCTCGACCAGCCGTTCGACCCGATCATGGAAACGCCGCATCCGTGGCGATGTGCCGGGCGGAGGCGTGGAGGGTGCCGTATCGGGCAGATTCATGGACGACACCTTGGCGGGACATTGCGACTATCCTAACAGCCATCCTGTATCGCCGGTGATTCGAAGTGCTGGCTGCTAGACCATTGGTGATGCACCCGGGGCTTGACGTACTGGCCGTAGTGCACCAAGCTTCGAGGAATCAAACGGCCGTATGAAATTGGGCACTCCTCCAACGCCAACCTCTGTGTGGAGATTCGTGGATGATTTATCAAGGCAATGCCATCTCGGTGGCACGCGGTACCAAGACCGGGGGCGACGACATCGCCATGCTCACCTTCGACCTGAAGGGTGAGTCCATCAACAAGCTGTCCAGCGCGGTCGTGACCGAGCTGGGCGATGCCGTCAAGGCGATCCAGAGCGAGAGCGGCCTCAAGGGGCTGGTTATCGGCAGCGCCAAGGATGTCTTCATCGTGGGTGCCGATATCACCGAATTCCATGGCCTGTTCGATAAGGGCGAGGAGTATCTGGTCGAGATGAACCTCAAGGTTCACGACATCTTCAACGCCATCGAGGACCTGCCGTTCCCCACGGTTACCGCCATCAACGGCCTGGCGCTGGGCGGCGGCTGTGAAGTCACGCTGACCACCGATTTCCGTGTCATGGGCGAGAAGGCCAAGATCGGCCTGCCCGAGACCAAGCTGGGCATCCTGCCGGGCTGGGGTGGCTGCGTGCGCCTGCCTCGGATGATCGGGGCCGACAACGCCATCGAATGGATCGCCGGTGGTACCGAGAACCGTGCCGATGCCGCGCTCAAGATGGGTGCCGTCGATGCGGTGGTTCCGAATGAATCCCTCGAAGACGCCGCGCTGGATATTCTGGCGCGTGCCTACAGCGGCGAATTGGACTACCAGGCGCGCCGGGACGAGAAGACAGGGCCGCTCAAGCTCAATCCCATCGAACAGATGATGGCCTTCGAGACCGCCAAGGGCTACGTCAAGGGCAAGGCGGGGCCGCACTACCCGGCACCGGTAGAAGCGATCAAGGTGATCCAGAAGGGCGCCGGCGAAGAGCGCGGGCGGGCCCAGGCCATCGAGGCCAAGGCCTTCGCCAAGCTGGCGCTGAGCGATATTGCCTTCAACCTCGTGGGGCTGTTCCTCAACGATCAGGTGGTCAAGAAGAAGGCCAGCAAGTACGAGAAACAGGCCCGGCCGGTCAAGCAGACCGCCGTGTTGGGTGCGGGCATCATGGGCGGCGGCATCGCCTACCAGAGCGCCTCCAAGGGCACGCCGATCCTGATGAAGGACATCAAGGAAGAGGCTGTCGAACTAGGTCTCAAGGAGTCGCGCAAGCTGTTCGCCAAGCAGGTGGAACGGAAGAAGCTGACCACCGAGCAGATGGCCGAGAAGCTGACCCTGATCCGGCCGACCCTCTCCTACGGCGACTTTGGCCACGTTGACCTGGTAGTCGAAGCCGTAGTCGAGAACCCCAAGGTCAAGGACGCGGTGCTGACCGAAGTGGAAGGCCTGGTCGGCGAGGAGACCATCCTCACCTCCAATACCTCCACCATTTCCATCACCCGCCTGGCCGAAAACCTCAAGCGGCCCGAGAACTTCTGCGGCATGCACTTCTTCAATCCGGTGCACCGCATGCCGCTGGTCGAGGTCATCCGTGGCGAGAAGACCGGTGACGCCGCCGTGGCGGCCACCGTGGCCTATGCCCGCGCCATGGGCAAGACCCCCATCGTGGTCAACGATTGCCCCGGGTTCCTGGTCAACCGGGTGCTGTTCCCCTATTTCGGCGGCTTCAGTCTGCTGGTGGAGCAGGGCGCCGATTTCCAGCGCGTCGACAAGATCATGGAGAAGTTCGGCTGGCCCATGGGTCCCGCCTACCTGCTCGACGTGGTTGGCATGGATACCGCTGTTCATGCTGGTGAAGTGATGGCCGAGGGTTTCCCCGAACGCATGGGCCAGATGGGCGGTGACGGAAGCAAGAGCGCCATCCAGGTGATGTATGAGAATGAGCGCCTGGGCCAGAAGAACGACAAGGGCTTCTACGCCTACGAGGAAGACAAGAAGGGCAAGCCGAAGAAAGTCAGCGACGACAAGGCCTATGAGCTGGTCAAGCAGGTGGTCAAGTCGGAGCAGGAGTTCTCCGACGAGGACATCATTGCCCGCATGATGGTGCCGCTGTGCCTGGAGACCGTGCGCTGCCTGGAGGATGGCATCGTCGAGACACCGGCCGAAGCGGACATGGCGTTGATCTACGGCATCGGCTCCCCGCCGTTCCGCGGCGGTGCGCTGCGCTACATCGACGCCATGGGAATCGGTGAGTTCGTCAAGCTGGCCGATGGCCTGGCCGACGAGCTGGGGCCGCTCTACGCGCCCACCGACAAGCTGCGCAAGATGGCCGAAGCCGGCGAACGCTTCTATACCACCCAGGCCCAGAGCTGAATCCACCACGATCAGGAGGTGAGTTGATATGAGTTTGAATCCGAGAGACATCGTGGTGGTCGACTGCGTCCGCACTGCCATGGCGAAGGCCAAGAACGGGGCTTTCCGCAATGTGCGTGCCGAGAACCTCTCCGCCGCGGTGATGCAGGCGCTGTTCGATCGCAACCCCAACCTTGATCCGTCCGAAGTCGATGACGTGATCTGGGGCTGCGTCAACCAGACCCTCGAACAGGCCATGAACATTGCCCGTAACGCGGCGATCATGACCGGCATTCCCCGCAGCGTGCCGGCCCAGACCGTCAATCGCCTGTGTGGCTCGTCCATGACCGCGCTGCATATCGCCGCTGCCAACATCAAGGCCGGCATGGGGGATTTCTATATCATCGGCGGCGTCGAGCACATGGAGCACGTGCCCATGGCCCACGGCGTTGACGTCAACCCGGCGGCCAGCAAGTATGCCGCCAAGGCGGCCATGATGATGGGCCTCACCGCCGAGCTGCTGGGCAAGATGCACGGTGTCACCCGCGAGGAGCAGGACAAGTTCGGCGTGCGTTCGCACCAGCGCGCCCTGGCGGCCAACGAGAAGGGCTATTTCGACAACGAGATCATCGGCGTCGAAGGCCACGATCAGCGTGGCTTCAGGACTCTGTTCAAGCATGATGAAGTCGTGCGCAGCGATGCCAGCCTGGAGAAGATGGCAGAGCTCAAGCCGGTCTTCGACCCGCGGGGTGGCACTGTCACCGCAGGCACTTCCTCTGCGCTCTCCGTGGGTGCCGCGGGCATGGCGGTGATGAGCTACGAACGCGCCCAGGCGCTGGGCCTCGAGCCGATCGCCAGGGTGCTGTCGACCGGCGTTGCCGGCTGTGACGCCTCGATCATGGGCTATGGCCCGGTGCCGGCCTCTCAGCAGGCGCTGAAGGCAGCCGGTCTCTCGTCTGCGGACATCCAGACGGTCG
It contains:
- a CDS encoding universal stress protein, which translates into the protein MSNEYRHILVAVDLTKDSHKVLERAMQIAERNQAKLSIMHTLEPLGFAYGGDIPMDLTSIQDQLDEHAKQRLAEIADPHVAKENQHVVVGMPDTEIHRFADEHTVDLIVVGSHGRHGFALLLGSTSTGVLHGAQCDVLAVRVGKKGEKSAE
- the slyA gene encoding transcriptional regulator SlyA, giving the protein MHQNIGFRLSRLPRLWRAIIDERLAPLGLTQTRWITLYHLWRLGDGQPQCDLARAIGVEAPSLVRTLDQLSEQGLIERRPCEQDRRTKRVFLTSEATPLLEQIDEVVTQARREMLTGLSDDDVKQLDALLAHIENNGLAIQARESGV
- a CDS encoding DUF5924 family protein, whose translation is MNLPDTAPSTPPPGTSPRMRRFHDRVERLVELVHPWRRLWPPLAFAAGVGSFFLVDRQQWLGAVLALSMLLAWALLLSESLIARLLARRGHPSLPKGITTFIAQMVHQETLFFCLPFVLATTVWASGQGLFALLVLGMAFFSILDPLYYKLAERARWLYFAFHAQCVFLVVLVIMPLMLQLTTGQSLRLALACMLIVSVPSLLQLLRPMTLQRWAIALAMLPLLTLLAWTGRAWVPPANLWISASALSPAFDVAQRSPQGSALLTPDTLRSQGLYAYTAIRAPRGLREEVLHEWRHEGELVDRIPLTINGGRQEGYRAWTHKMNFPEDPTGKWRIDVMTDSGQRIGVLRFQVAQDASEATLADGQASPPPGLPGLDLQRLVPGNRHSQSERPAERNTPVESASHPREGNESDAGDTETLEAETDF
- the fadB gene encoding fatty acid oxidation complex subunit alpha FadB, which encodes MIYQGNAISVARGTKTGGDDIAMLTFDLKGESINKLSSAVVTELGDAVKAIQSESGLKGLVIGSAKDVFIVGADITEFHGLFDKGEEYLVEMNLKVHDIFNAIEDLPFPTVTAINGLALGGGCEVTLTTDFRVMGEKAKIGLPETKLGILPGWGGCVRLPRMIGADNAIEWIAGGTENRADAALKMGAVDAVVPNESLEDAALDILARAYSGELDYQARRDEKTGPLKLNPIEQMMAFETAKGYVKGKAGPHYPAPVEAIKVIQKGAGEERGRAQAIEAKAFAKLALSDIAFNLVGLFLNDQVVKKKASKYEKQARPVKQTAVLGAGIMGGGIAYQSASKGTPILMKDIKEEAVELGLKESRKLFAKQVERKKLTTEQMAEKLTLIRPTLSYGDFGHVDLVVEAVVENPKVKDAVLTEVEGLVGEETILTSNTSTISITRLAENLKRPENFCGMHFFNPVHRMPLVEVIRGEKTGDAAVAATVAYARAMGKTPIVVNDCPGFLVNRVLFPYFGGFSLLVEQGADFQRVDKIMEKFGWPMGPAYLLDVVGMDTAVHAGEVMAEGFPERMGQMGGDGSKSAIQVMYENERLGQKNDKGFYAYEEDKKGKPKKVSDDKAYELVKQVVKSEQEFSDEDIIARMMVPLCLETVRCLEDGIVETPAEADMALIYGIGSPPFRGGALRYIDAMGIGEFVKLADGLADELGPLYAPTDKLRKMAEAGERFYTTQAQS
- the fadA gene encoding acetyl-CoA C-acyltransferase FadA; the encoded protein is MSLNPRDIVVVDCVRTAMAKAKNGAFRNVRAENLSAAVMQALFDRNPNLDPSEVDDVIWGCVNQTLEQAMNIARNAAIMTGIPRSVPAQTVNRLCGSSMTALHIAAANIKAGMGDFYIIGGVEHMEHVPMAHGVDVNPAASKYAAKAAMMMGLTAELLGKMHGVTREEQDKFGVRSHQRALAANEKGYFDNEIIGVEGHDQRGFRTLFKHDEVVRSDASLEKMAELKPVFDPRGGTVTAGTSSALSVGAAGMAVMSYERAQALGLEPIARVLSTGVAGCDASIMGYGPVPASQQALKAAGLSSADIQTVELNEAFAAQGIPVLKDLGFLDAMDEKVNLNGGAIALGHPLGCSGARISTTLLNVMQQRDTTLGLATMCIGMGQGVATVFERLK